GATTTTCAGCAGCACATCCTGTTTCACCTCCAGCCACTCCTGCCAGACGACGCTCTTGCTGAAGCAGTAGATCAGAATATTGATCGAGTAGTCGTCGAACTCGTCCAGATAAACCAGAAGCGTCGTTTTTATTCCGTATTTATCCTCCATCGAAAGGAGTTTTCTCGACCGTTTGGAGCGCCGGCTTATCATCTGCCTGTCCACTTTCTGGGGAGATGCGATGCCGGGATGCTCTCTGAGCATGGTTTCGATCTCCTTAATCGCCGCCATCAGTCTCTGCCTGTCGGCGCCATATGTCACTCCCACGTGCATCTTGATGCGCCGCCCCACGCTTCTTTTGCTCCAGTTTTTCAGTGGCGAATTGGCCAGCACCGCATTGGGCACCGTGATCATCGCATTGTCGAATGTCCTTATCATCGTGCTGATAAAGCCGATTTCCACGACGGTGCCCTCCACATCGCTTGTTTCGATCCAGTCTCCCTGGGAGAAGGAGTTGTCGAAAATGATCTTCAAAAGGCCGAAAAAGTTGCTCAGCGTGTTCTGCGCCGCAAGAGCCACGGCCAGACCGCCGATTCCCAGAGAGGCGACAAGGCCTGTGATATTGACACCCATCCGCACCAGAAGCATCGATACCGCGATAATGACGATCAACGCCTTGATGATGGATAGAATGAGATTGATCAGTTCCTGCCTGAGTTCCTTGTTGCGCAGTTCGCCCTTTTTAACCATGTAGTCGAAAAAGAGGCTGTCGATGATGATGATTATGATATAGGCTATCGTGCCAAGCAGGATGGCATAGAAGAAGATGGCGAGCTTCTCCGGAATCGGAGCGGGATGGAAAAGTACCTCCAGACCGAGGCGGAAACCGAAAGCGAGAACCAGGATGAAAAAGGGCCGACGCATGCCCTCCAGGTTGCTTAGCAGCAGTTCGTCGGTTTCGTGATATTCTTTTTGAATCTCTCTTTTGAGAAAGGCATAGAGCTTGTAATAAAACAGATAGGAAGATCCCCACGCCAGAATCATGATGAAGATGAAAATAAGCAGCCGTCCCATGTCGGTATGGATATGGCGCAGATGGGTATTGGCTTTGGCGAAAGCCTCGATCGTGTTGATCCGGTCGATGATTTCATCAAGTCTGAAAAGCGACATGATCGAACGATAGCGAAGCATCGACGGATTGGTGGAGAGATACTCCAGAAATTCACTGAAAAAGAGATAGTGCATCCGCAGTTTTTTGTAATTTTCGACGATCTTCCCGGAGATGGGATCGTCCGCCTTTTTGGCCGCGATGAAGGCTTTGGTGAATCGGGCGGTATCGACCGACTGGAGCGTTTTGGCATATTGTTTGAAAAAATCCAGCATCTCCTTTTGTGACATATCGGTCCAGTTCTCGGCCAGTGTGACAAAAAAATTGTAGATATTGCGGCGTATCTGAAGTTCCACGAGACCGATTTCGTCACGAATGACTGCCAGGTCATAGCCGTATTGGCGGTTGACGGCGATGCGCGTGCGGAGCTTGGACCGCTGCTGTTCGGAGGTAGCCGGATTGTAGAAATCGTTGTGAGGGTTGTCCACCTCGTAGGGACGCTCTTTCATGATTGTTAGCAGAAGATTGAATTTGGCAATCTTCTCATCGGCCAGATGGGAGAGGTCCGGAGAGGGTTTCTTCCCGCTCTGAACAGGCGCTTTCTTGGCCGGCACGGCCTGAGCGCTTTGCATACCGGCAGGGCTTTTAGGCTGCGTGACATTGGTTTCGGGACTCTGTGAAGGTTTTGTGGAAAGAGGAAGCGCGATGGATGGCTCCGTGGCATAAAATGTTTTCTCCACCTCTATCAGTGTCTGCCAGAAGCCTTTGGCGGCAAAGAGTGAAAGCGCAAGAAGAAGAAACAGGCCAGCCCTTTTCATCTGCTTCTCCTAGTCAAAAATGACCGTTTTGTTGGCATAGACGAAAATTTTGTCCTCCAGTGCCAGCCTGAGCGCCTTCGCCAGGACGATTTTTTCCACATCCCGTCCGGCATTTCGCATCTGCCGCCAATCCATCGTATGGTTGATCGGAATGATGTCCTGGGCGATGATCGGTCCCTCGTCGAGATTGTTGTTGACAAAGTGTGCCGTCGCCCCGATGATCTTGACACCCCGGTCGTACGCCTGCTTGTAGGGATTGGCGCCGATGAAGGCGGGAAGAAAGGAGTGGTGGATGTTGATGATCCGCTCATCGAAATGGGCAACGAACTCGGGCGTTAGGATGCGCATGTATTTTGCCAGCACAATATAGTCGAGGGGGCCGAATTTCTCAAGCTCCTTCAGGACTCTCTCTTCGTGTTCTGCCCGCTGAAGCCCTTCGTGACTTACATGGATGTAAGGGATATCGAACTTTTCAACGAGAGAGCGGAGGGTATCGTAGTTGGAGATGACGCCGACGATCTCCGCCTCGAGTTCCCGGGCTTCGTGGCGAATGAGAATGTCTCCGAGGCAATGGCTCTCTTTTGTCGCCATAAGCACGATACGTTTGGGACGGGGTTCCACAAGCCGGATCGTCGCCCGTTCGGGAAGCACGACTTTCAGTTCGGCCTCAAGCGCCATCGGGTCGAACTTTCCGCTCACTTCGCTACGCATGAAAAATTTGCCGTTCTGGGCGTCCACATACTCACGGTTTTTTTCCACGTTGAGCCCGAAATCGTAAAAAACTTTGGAAATTTTATAGACGAGACCCTTCTCGTCTCTGCAGTCGATGAGGACACGATAGTCGCGATTCATGAGCAACCTTCACACGAAATAGTTTGAGTGTGAAAGATTATATCGCACCGATCGTATCAAGCAGCTTTGAAACCACCTTTTCGCCCTCTTTTATTCCGGCGTCGTAGGCTTCGTCTATTTTTTTGAAGTCGAAAATATTGATCCGTTCGCAGGCGGCCGGTTCGACATAGAAGTGGCAATGGCGGCGGGAAGCTTCTATATTGGCTGCCATCATCAGCACAAGCGCCCGTACGGTCGTACGGATGACATTGTCCGGCTTTTTGGGCAGGATCGGATTGACATTGATGCCGATGACCGGCAGACCCAGGGGTTTGAGGGGCCTTGCCGGCATATTGTCCATGAAGCCGCCGTCAGCCAGCAGCATACCGTCGTAACGGACAGGTGAAAAAACGGGCACCAGGGAGGAGGAGGCGATGCAGAGCTCGCCGACAGCACCCCGGTCGAAATAACGAATCTCCCCGCCAGCCAGATCGGTGCAGGCGACAAAGAACCTTTTGCGCAATCTTTCGATCCTCCCGACCGAAAGCCTCTCCTCCAGGAGTCGGCGAATGCCCTCAAGTGCGAAAACACCGCCCCTGCCTCTTGAGCCGAAGAGATTCCATAGTTTGACGGCCTTGATCATCTCGACGATCTCTTCGGGTTCCTTGCCGTCACAAAGCAGCGCCCCCACGAGGGCACCGCCGCTCGCGCCGGCGATCGCCTCGATTTCCACGCCGTTATTTTTCAGTACCTTGACGATTCCAAGATGGGCGACGGCACGGATTCCACCGCCCGAAAGGGCCAAAGCCGCCTTCATCCATCCACTCCGAAAGCGGCCCGTACGGCTGCTAGAATACGGCGTCTGAGCTCTTTTCCGAGCGCTCTGCCGCTGTATCCCTCTTCCAGAAGCTGTGCCGGCCGGATGCCCGGATCGAACTGCTTCTCGTAGATGCCGAGTTTTTTCGAGCGCTCCGTCACACGGTCCGCATAGATGCCCAGCCACTGCCGGATCGGAAAACGGAGCGAAAGGGCCCCCAGAAAACGGTCGGTAATATGGTGAGGCACCCTTTTTTGAAAGGAGAGGATTTTTTTGTAGACATTGGGTGTGTGAATCTTTTCGCACAAGGCGACAGCCGATCGGTGAAGATCGGTGGAGAGTATGAAAATAAAATAGTAGGGCCGCATCGCTTCGTCCCCAAGCGAGCGAGCTTTTTGCATGTGGCGCGCCATTTGGATAAAACCTTTGCGGTCGCATCCTAGTCCGAGAATTTTTTCGGCGACGAGAAGATCCAGCATCGCGAACAGGCCATAATGGAGCCATGGGGCTTTGAACATCTTTTCGAATTCCCAGAAAATCCGTTCAGGGGTCAAATCGTCCAGCGGCATCGACCGCATCAGATCCCGGCTCTTCTTTTCTATCCTGAATTTCAGACGGGCCGAAAACTGCATGGCACGCAGAACCCTCAGAGAATCTTCGACGAATTTTTCCGGGTCGACGACACGTATCACTTTTTTGCGGATATCTTCCAGTCCGCCCCAATGATCGACGATTTCGCCTGTGCGAAGATCGAGCATCAGCGCATTCATCGTAAAGTCGCGACGACGGCTCGCCTCCTTCGTATCCTTGGCAAGAGAGACGGCAAAACCCCTGTGCCCTTCACCCACCTTGCGTTCGATACGCGGGAGTGCAATATCGATATGACCGTACTTGTAGACGAAAAAGCTCTTTCCGACCCCCTTTGCCCCAAGTCGCTGCAGAGCGCTGTCGAACGTTTCGGGATCAATGCCGAAGCATTCGATGTCCAGATCGCAGATCTCGCGGCCCATCACCATATCCCGTACGGCGCCGCCCACGAGATAGAGTCTGACATTGGGATAATGGATGGAGAAGAAGTCAAGAACCTCTTTTAGCTCCGAAGCGAGCGGTTCGGGAAGGTTCGGAGGTATCACGGCTTTTTGAGGGTTTCGATCCGCTCGTCGAGAGTCGCCAGCAGATATTCGAGAAAATTCAGCGTCAAATCGACCTTTGCCTCCACACGCCTGTTGTTGGGAGACTGAAATCCTTCAAAAAGAACAAGGATGCGCTCCCGTATTCGCTCGAGAAATGCGCGTTCCTCTGCGAGAAAACTCTCGTCCGTCGTCGCTTGTCCCCCGATCTCGGGAGCATCTTTTGACGCCGGGGCCCGCTTCGCGATCTCGTCGTGCACCTTTTTCAGGCTTTCGGATGAGATTTTCGCATCGGCAAGCCCCTTGCCCGCATCCTCCCCGAGTTCTGCGATCGTGGAAAGTATCACATCTTTGAGTTCCATCGTTTCCCTTTAAATTCCGGCGAGCCAACGTTCGAATTCGGCGAATTGGGCATCGCTCTCCATGGAGACGAAAAACTCTTTCATCGTCTCGTTCACACCGGCAAAATGGCGATGCACTCCGGAGAGTCTGTGTATGGCCGCTCTCGCTTCACCGTTTTTCGGATCTTTTTTCAAAATTTCCTTGTAAATCTCCAGTGCCTCCTCTTTGAGTCCCTGAAGCTCGTAAATCTGCGCCAGCGTGAGGGTTTTCACGAAAAAGCCCTTCGCCCTTGGGAATCGGCGATTCGAACATCAAAATTTTTCATAATCCACCCACGCCTTCTTTTTTTTGTTCACTTTTCAGCGCTTTCGGTCCAGCTTCATTTGCTGGCGTAGTTCGCGATGATCGAACCGATCTCGCTGGTCGAGCAGACCTCTTTCGCATCGAAGGCGCTCAGATCCTGTGTCCTGTATCCCTCATGCAGCGTCTGTTTGATCGCTTTTTCGATACGTTCTGCCGCTTTCTCTTCATTGAGTGCGTATCGCAGCATCATCGCGGCGCTGGCGATTGTGGCGATCGGATTGGCGATTCCCTGTCCGGCGATATCGGGAGCGCTCCCGTGGATCGGTTCGTACAGCCCGTATTTTTCTCCGATCGAAGCCGAAGGAAGCAGCCCTATGGAGCCGCTTAGCATACTCGCCTCGTCGCTGAGTATGTCGCCGAAGATGTTGCCGGTTAAAATGACATCGAACTGCTTCGGATCACGCACGAGCTGCATCGCCGCATTGTCGACATACATATGAGTCAGTGTCACTTCCGGATACTCCTTCGCCACCTCCTCGACCGTCTCCCGCCACAACTGGCTCACATCTAGGACGTTGGCCTTGTCGACCGAACATACCCGCTTGCTTCGCTTCATTGCGATATCGAACGCTTTTTTCGCGATACGCACGATCTCCTCTTTGCTGTAGACCATCGTATTGAATGCCTTTTTCCCGTCGTTGCCGCGGGGCTCGCCGAAATAGATACCGCCGATAAGTTCACGCACGACCATCAGGTCGACCCCCTGGATGACCGAGGGCTTCAGGGTCGATGCGTTGATGAGTTCGTCGTAGACCGTCACGGGCCGCAGATTGGCGAAAACCTCCAGCTCTTTCCGCAGTTTCAAAAGTCCCGTCTCGGGGCGTTTTTCCCTGGGGAGGCTGTCCCATTTTTCACCACCGATCGCCCCGAAAAGCACGGCGTCGGCCTGTTTGACCCCTTCGAGTGTCTCCTTGGGCGCCGGATCGCCTGTCGCATCGATCGCTGCACCTCCAAGCAGATACTCTTCATATTTGAATTCGATTCCTTCGGAATAGCTGACGGCGTCGAGAACCTTGACCGCCTCTTCGACGATTTCCGGACCGATACCGTCCCCTTTGATAAGTGCTATCTTATAGCTTCGCATCACGCCTGCTCCTTCTTCAGCATTTCGGCCTTGGCGTAGTTGATCAGGCCGCCGCATGCAAGAAGTTCCTGCATAAATTCGGGAATGGGTTGGAACCTGTAGGTAACCCCTTTGTTCATATCGATGATGGTGCCTTTATCCATCTCGATGGAGATCAGATCTCCTTCGTTTATCCGGTCCGTTTCCTTGAGCTCGAAGATGGGCAGTCCCATATTGAAGGCGTTGCGATAGAAGATACGCGCGAAACTCTTCGCCACCACAGCCGAAACGCCTGCCGCCTTGAGTGCGATGGGCGCATGTTCGCGGCTGCTTCCGCATCCGAAATTCTCTCCGGCGACGATTATGTCGCCCGGCTGCATCTTTTTCACGAAATCGGGATCGGCATCCTCCATCACGTGCTTCGCCAACTCGTGGGGATCCGATGTGTTGAGATAGCGTGCCGCGATAATGAGATCGGTATCGATATTGTCCCCGAATTTCCAGACTTTTCCGGTAATTACGTTCATCCATGTCCTTTGAAAGGCCGGCCCTCGGGCCGTAGAATTTACGCGGATTATAGCAAAAGTGAACTTCGGAAAGATTAAGAATTAGGGTACCCGGGCCGCTATCGAAAACCTTGGCCCCACAAAGGCATTCAAGCTGTGCGGTTTTTGCAACCGGTTTCTATCACGATTTGCGAAACGACAAACCCGGGAACTATCGTTTGAGATTGTTCACGATCTGCAGCATTTCGTCACTGGTGGTAATCGCCTTGGAATTGGCTTCGTAGGCCCGCTGGCCGGTAATCAGATCGGTCATCTCCTCAACAAGCTGGACATTGCTCATCTCAACAAAACCCTGCCGTATCTGTCCCAGACCGTCGATCCCCGGAACGCTCTCGATCGGATCCCCCGAGGCGGACGTATTGATGTAGAGATTGTCGCCCAGGGAGTGAAGCCCTGCCGGATTGATGAAATTGGTCAGCTGGATCTGGCCGATATCGGTCGCCTCCTGCTGTCCCGCCTGCAGTACGGAGACGGTACCGTCCGTGCCGATGGAGATCGCGACGGCATCTTCGGGGATGACGATTTCCGGGGAGAGCGTATAACCGTCCGAATTGACGATGGTTCCCGTTTCGTCCAGTTTGAAGGCGCCGTTGCGGGTATAGACCTCCGTTCCGTCGGGCATGATGATTTTGAAAAAACCGTTGCCGGTGATGGCGAGATCGAGATTGTTGCCCGTCTCTTTGAAGTTGCCCTGCGAAAACTGTTTGACGATCGCGGTAGGCCGCACCCCCAGCCCGACCGAAATGCCGGTGGGGGATTTGGTCGTCTCGCTGGTGGATGTGCCCGCATACTCCGCCGTCTGATACATCAAATCAGCAAATTCCGCCCGCTGTTTCTTGTAGCCTATCGTATTGACGTTGGCAATATTGTTCGAAGTGGTGTCGATCTGAAGCTGCTGAGCCACCATGCCGGTAGCCGCTGTGTAGAGTGCTCGTATCATTCAGTCTCCTTATGCCCTGACCGAGGCGAGTTTGGTGATGGCGTCGTT
This genomic interval from Hydrogenimonas urashimensis contains the following:
- a CDS encoding mechanosensitive ion channel family protein, whose protein sequence is MKRAGLFLLLALSLFAAKGFWQTLIEVEKTFYATEPSIALPLSTKPSQSPETNVTQPKSPAGMQSAQAVPAKKAPVQSGKKPSPDLSHLADEKIAKFNLLLTIMKERPYEVDNPHNDFYNPATSEQQRSKLRTRIAVNRQYGYDLAVIRDEIGLVELQIRRNIYNFFVTLAENWTDMSQKEMLDFFKQYAKTLQSVDTARFTKAFIAAKKADDPISGKIVENYKKLRMHYLFFSEFLEYLSTNPSMLRYRSIMSLFRLDEIIDRINTIEAFAKANTHLRHIHTDMGRLLIFIFIMILAWGSSYLFYYKLYAFLKREIQKEYHETDELLLSNLEGMRRPFFILVLAFGFRLGLEVLFHPAPIPEKLAIFFYAILLGTIAYIIIIIIDSLFFDYMVKKGELRNKELRQELINLILSIIKALIVIIAVSMLLVRMGVNITGLVASLGIGGLAVALAAQNTLSNFFGLLKIIFDNSFSQGDWIETSDVEGTVVEIGFISTMIRTFDNAMITVPNAVLANSPLKNWSKRSVGRRIKMHVGVTYGADRQRLMAAIKEIETMLREHPGIASPQKVDRQMISRRSKRSRKLLSMEDKYGIKTTLLVYLDEFDDYSINILIYCFSKSVVWQEWLEVKQDVLLKIWEILDRHGLDFAFPSESVYFDPENIGESFKKAAENTKLLSAGK
- the purU gene encoding formyltetrahydrofolate deformylase, with translation MNRDYRVLIDCRDEKGLVYKISKVFYDFGLNVEKNREYVDAQNGKFFMRSEVSGKFDPMALEAELKVVLPERATIRLVEPRPKRIVLMATKESHCLGDILIRHEARELEAEIVGVISNYDTLRSLVEKFDIPYIHVSHEGLQRAEHEERVLKELEKFGPLDYIVLAKYMRILTPEFVAHFDERIINIHHSFLPAFIGANPYKQAYDRGVKIIGATAHFVNNNLDEGPIIAQDIIPINHTMDWRQMRNAGRDVEKIVLAKALRLALEDKIFVYANKTVIFD
- a CDS encoding patatin-like phospholipase family protein, whose product is MKAALALSGGGIRAVAHLGIVKVLKNNGVEIEAIAGASGGALVGALLCDGKEPEEIVEMIKAVKLWNLFGSRGRGGVFALEGIRRLLEERLSVGRIERLRKRFFVACTDLAGGEIRYFDRGAVGELCIASSSLVPVFSPVRYDGMLLADGGFMDNMPARPLKPLGLPVIGINVNPILPKKPDNVIRTTVRALVLMMAANIEASRRHCHFYVEPAACERINIFDFKKIDEAYDAGIKEGEKVVSKLLDTIGAI
- a CDS encoding CCA tRNA nucleotidyltransferase; protein product: MIPPNLPEPLASELKEVLDFFSIHYPNVRLYLVGGAVRDMVMGREICDLDIECFGIDPETFDSALQRLGAKGVGKSFFVYKYGHIDIALPRIERKVGEGHRGFAVSLAKDTKEASRRRDFTMNALMLDLRTGEIVDHWGGLEDIRKKVIRVVDPEKFVEDSLRVLRAMQFSARLKFRIEKKSRDLMRSMPLDDLTPERIFWEFEKMFKAPWLHYGLFAMLDLLVAEKILGLGCDRKGFIQMARHMQKARSLGDEAMRPYYFIFILSTDLHRSAVALCEKIHTPNVYKKILSFQKRVPHHITDRFLGALSLRFPIRQWLGIYADRVTERSKKLGIYEKQFDPGIRPAQLLEEGYSGRALGKELRRRILAAVRAAFGVDG
- a CDS encoding CiaD-like domain-containing protein, yielding MELKDVILSTIAELGEDAGKGLADAKISSESLKKVHDEIAKRAPASKDAPEIGGQATTDESFLAEERAFLERIRERILVLFEGFQSPNNRRVEAKVDLTLNFLEYLLATLDERIETLKKP
- a CDS encoding tetratricopeptide repeat protein, which codes for MKTLTLAQIYELQGLKEEALEIYKEILKKDPKNGEARAAIHRLSGVHRHFAGVNETMKEFFVSMESDAQFAEFERWLAGI
- the leuB gene encoding 3-isopropylmalate dehydrogenase, translated to MRSYKIALIKGDGIGPEIVEEAVKVLDAVSYSEGIEFKYEEYLLGGAAIDATGDPAPKETLEGVKQADAVLFGAIGGEKWDSLPREKRPETGLLKLRKELEVFANLRPVTVYDELINASTLKPSVIQGVDLMVVRELIGGIYFGEPRGNDGKKAFNTMVYSKEEIVRIAKKAFDIAMKRSKRVCSVDKANVLDVSQLWRETVEEVAKEYPEVTLTHMYVDNAAMQLVRDPKQFDVILTGNIFGDILSDEASMLSGSIGLLPSASIGEKYGLYEPIHGSAPDIAGQGIANPIATIASAAMMLRYALNEEKAAERIEKAIKQTLHEGYRTQDLSAFDAKEVCSTSEIGSIIANYASK
- a CDS encoding 3-isopropylmalate dehydratase small subunit, translating into MNVITGKVWKFGDNIDTDLIIAARYLNTSDPHELAKHVMEDADPDFVKKMQPGDIIVAGENFGCGSSREHAPIALKAAGVSAVVAKSFARIFYRNAFNMGLPIFELKETDRINEGDLISIEMDKGTIIDMNKGVTYRFQPIPEFMQELLACGGLINYAKAEMLKKEQA
- the flgG gene encoding flagellar basal-body rod protein FlgG, whose product is MIRALYTAATGMVAQQLQIDTTSNNIANVNTIGYKKQRAEFADLMYQTAEYAGTSTSETTKSPTGISVGLGVRPTAIVKQFSQGNFKETGNNLDLAITGNGFFKIIMPDGTEVYTRNGAFKLDETGTIVNSDGYTLSPEIVIPEDAVAISIGTDGTVSVLQAGQQEATDIGQIQLTNFINPAGLHSLGDNLYINTSASGDPIESVPGIDGLGQIRQGFVEMSNVQLVEEMTDLITGQRAYEANSKAITTSDEMLQIVNNLKR